A window from Balaenoptera musculus isolate JJ_BM4_2016_0621 chromosome 8, mBalMus1.pri.v3, whole genome shotgun sequence encodes these proteins:
- the FTH1 gene encoding ferritin heavy chain, with protein sequence MTTASPSQVRQNYHQDSEAAINRQINLELYASYVYLSMSYYFDRDDVALKNFAKYFLHQSHEEREHAEKLMKLQNQRGGRIFLQDIKKPDRDDWENGLNAMECALHLEKSVNQSLLELHKLATEKSDPHLCDFIETHYLNEQVKSIKELGDHVTNLRTMGAPESGMAHYLFDKHTLGNSDNES encoded by the exons ATGACGACCGCGTCCCCTTCGCAGGTGCGCCAGAACTACCACCAGGACTCGGAGGCCGCCATCAATCGCCAGATCAACCTGGAGCTCTACGCCTCCTACGTCTACCTGTCCATG TCGTACTATTTTGACCGCGATGATGTGGCATTGAAGAACTTTGCCAAATACTTTCTTCACCAATCTCATGAGGAGAGGGAACATGCCGAGAAACTGATGAAGCTGCAGAACCAGCGGGGTGGCCGAATCTTCCTGCAGGATATCAAG AAACCAGACCGTGATGACTGGGAGAATGGGCTGAATGCAATGGAATGTGCGCTACACTTGGAAAAAAGTGTGAATCAGTCACTACTGGAACTGCACAAATTGGCCACTGAGAAAAGTGACCCCCAT TTGTGTGACTTCATTGAGACTCATTACCTGAATGAGCAGGTGAAATCCATTAAAGAATTGGGTGACCACGTAACCAACTTGCGCACGATGGGGGCCCCCGAATCTGGCATGGCACATTATCTCTTTGACAAGCACACCCTGGGAAATAGTGATAATGAAAGCTAA